Proteins from a single region of Gemmatirosa kalamazoonensis:
- a CDS encoding type II toxin-antitoxin system RelE/ParE family toxin produces the protein MGRRPRGAIRRPGGRRAGGRRARCRAGGVSPRRRLVFRPGARAEIREARGWYEARVAGLGRRFLADLDATMTHIVERPEMYQAIADSSGDRRALLRRFPYSVVYRVTSAEIVVLACLHHRQDLDAWRPPAR, from the coding sequence GTGGGACGTCGTCCGCGCGGAGCTATTCGCCGACCAGGAGGCCGACGAGCGGGCGGCCGCCGAGCGCGCTGCCGGGCGGGAGGGGTGAGCCCGCGCCGGCGCCTGGTCTTCCGGCCGGGCGCCCGGGCCGAGATTCGGGAGGCCCGTGGGTGGTATGAGGCCCGCGTGGCGGGATTGGGGCGCCGGTTCCTAGCGGACCTCGACGCGACGATGACCCACATTGTCGAGCGCCCAGAGATGTACCAGGCGATCGCGGACAGCAGCGGCGATCGGCGCGCCCTCCTCCGACGGTTCCCGTACAGCGTCGTGTACCGGGTCACGAGCGCCGAGATCGTTGTGCTCGCGTGCCTCCATCACCGACAGGACCTAGACGCCTGGCGCCCGCCGGCGCGCTGA
- a CDS encoding addiction module protein has product MVRPAFDIAQLTVAERLELIEELWASLAARPDLLPLTPAQLALVAERRAEQERDPGSAVPWDVVRAELFADQEADERAAAERAAGREG; this is encoded by the coding sequence ATGGTCCGCCCCGCCTTCGACATCGCCCAGCTGACCGTGGCTGAGCGGCTCGAGCTCATCGAGGAGCTCTGGGCCTCGCTCGCGGCCCGTCCCGACCTGCTCCCGCTCACGCCGGCGCAGCTCGCGCTTGTCGCCGAGCGGCGCGCCGAGCAGGAGCGCGACCCGGGGAGCGCGGTCCCGTGGGACGTCGTCCGCGCGGAGCTATTCGCCGACCAGGAGGCCGACGAGCGGGCGGCCGCCGAGCGCGCTGCCGGGCGGGAGGGGTGA
- a CDS encoding type II toxin-antitoxin system PemK/MazF family toxin — translation MALKAVRHAADRGAVYLVELDPTRGSEIRKTRPCVVVSPDELNHHLRTVIVAPMTTAGQPYPWRVPCRFRNKAGTVAVDQLRTVDRERLVQRLGALPDATVLAVLERLTEFFAP, via the coding sequence GTGGCGCTAAAGGCGGTGCGGCACGCGGCCGACCGCGGGGCCGTCTACCTCGTCGAGCTCGACCCGACGCGCGGGAGCGAGATCCGGAAGACGCGGCCGTGCGTCGTGGTGTCGCCGGACGAGTTGAACCACCACCTGCGGACGGTAATCGTCGCGCCGATGACCACCGCGGGGCAACCGTACCCGTGGCGCGTGCCGTGTCGGTTCCGCAATAAGGCGGGCACCGTCGCCGTAGATCAGCTCCGGACCGTGGATCGCGAGCGACTGGTGCAGCGGCTCGGCGCGCTGCCCGACGCGACGGTGCTCGCCGTGTTGGAGCGCCTCACCGAGTTCTTCGCGCCGTAG
- a CDS encoding AbrB/MazE/SpoVT family DNA-binding domain-containing protein, with protein MKARIVRVGNSRGIRIPKPLLDQAGLAEHVELHAEPGRIVIEAVKRPRDGWAEAARRMAARGDDALLDAPTPTRFDDEEWEWR; from the coding sequence ATGAAGGCCCGCATCGTCCGCGTCGGTAACTCGCGTGGCATCCGCATCCCGAAGCCCCTCCTGGACCAGGCGGGGCTCGCTGAGCACGTCGAGCTTCATGCGGAGCCCGGCCGCATCGTCATCGAGGCGGTGAAGCGGCCGCGCGACGGCTGGGCGGAGGCGGCGCGGCGGATGGCGGCGCGCGGCGACGATGCGCTGCTCGACGCGCCGACGCCGACGCGGTTCGACGACGAGGAGTGGGAGTGGCGCTAA